The following coding sequences lie in one Silene latifolia isolate original U9 population chromosome 5, ASM4854445v1, whole genome shotgun sequence genomic window:
- the LOC141657717 gene encoding uncharacterized protein LOC141657717 has product MAKPILHLNTRLQKGIISFSSFQSQSQSQPRIYCIHLYSSSYNKTQFFSQQHSVYGFEFLYSFDKDGNFDCNYALSCFDRLLYAKPIPHITVFTSILKPFFQMKDYSTVILQCKKLDLLPVFPDSDLLNMIIQCYCQLGYVHLGLSLVGKLMKLGLQPDVVSCTNLIHGLCENNANVDAAVALFRKAVNQGWHMSLSTYGTLINSLCKLGQVDYAVSLLRMMRFTGVQSSVMNYNAAIDGLCKQRLMSRAEELFSEMIRNGVTPNVITYTTLMWGHCNLGQWDDVWRLFEEIFDSGIKPDVFTFSVLLHGLIREGKVRAVECVIDLMAGYGYAPDVACYNSLIDGFCKEGLMDKAQGIFEIMKAKGIAASFVTYNILINGYSKLRRMDIVVSLLNEMSQKGLSPNTVTYCTLVNLLCKEGKIQEAEEIIKLMIDKKLDLDTVTYTTLIHGYCRMGWMDKAWEMFEIMISKGLAASTVTYSILINGYCKLNRMDVVKHLLKEMSQKGPTPDSTTYNTVVNMLCKAGKTKEAETIVKLMLDDNLELDTVTYTSLINGYCKIGLMNRAQEMFQTMIAKGLSANAATYNILVNGYCKLRRMDVVLALLKEMWRKGLAPDIVTYNTVVNVLCKEGKIKEAENMMELMINKNVDPNTVTYTTLMNGYCRIGRMDKAQETFETMIAKGCAPDVVTFNCLIRGYFKLRRMSEVMANLKAMFQNDLAPNEATFSLLYRICMHRQTDGFVLI; this is encoded by the coding sequence ATGGCCAAACCTATACTCCATCTAAACACTAGATTACAAAAGGGTATCATCTCTTTCTCTTCATTtcaatctcaatctcaatctcaacccagaatttattgcattcatttatatTCTTCTTCTTACAATAAAACCCAATTCTTTTCTCAGCAGCATTCTGTATATGGGTTTGAATTTTTGTATTCTTTTGATAAAGATGGTAACTTTGATTGTAATTATGCATTATCTTGCTTTGATAGATTGCTTTATGCTAAACCCATCCCTCATATCACAGTTTTCACTTCAATTTTGAAACCCTTTTTTCAAATGAAGGATTATTCAACTGTTATTCTGCAGTGTAAGAAGCTTGATTTATTGCCTGTTTTCCCCGATTCCGATTTGCTTAACATGATAATTCAATGTTATTGCCAATTGGGTTATGTTCATTTGGGTCTTTCCCTTGTTGGGAAGCTCATGAAGCTTGGTTTGCAGCCTGATGTTGTTTCTTGTACTAATTTGATCCATGGACTGTGTGAGAATAATGCCAATGTTGATGCTGCTGTTGCGCTTTTTCGTAAGGCTGTTAATCAGGGTTGGCATATGAGTCTGTCCACGTATGGTACTTTGATTAATAGTCTTTGTAAATTAGGTCAGGTTGATTATGCGGTTAGCTTGCTTAGGATGATGAGATTTACGGGTGTTCAGTCTAGTGTGATGAATTACAATGCAGCTATTGATGGTCTTTGTAAGCAGAGACTAATGTCTCGGGCTGAAGAGCTTTTTTCTGAAATGATTAGAAATGGGGTCACCCCTAATGTTATCACTTATACAACATTAATGTGGGGTCATTGTAACTTAGGGCAATGGGATGATGTTTGGAGGTTGTTCGAAGAAATTTTTGATTCCGGAATTAAACCTGATGTGTTCACCTTTAGTGTATTGCTTCACGGACTAATTAGAGAAGGAAAGGTAAGAGCAGTAGAGTGCGTCATTGATTTAATGGCTGGCTACGGTTATGCTCCAGATGTTGCTTGTTATAATTCATTGATTGATGGATTTTGCAAGGAAGGTCTAATGGACAAAGCCCAAGGTATTTTCGAAATTATGAAGGCAAAGGGAATTGCCGCTAGTTTTGTCACGTACAACATTTTAATCAATGGTTATAGTAAGCTTAGAAGGATGGATATTGTCGTTTCTTTGCTTAATGAAATGTCGCAAAAAGGGTTGTCTCCCAATACTGTCACTTATTGCACATTAGTTAACCTGCTATGCAAAGAAGGGAAGATACAAGAAGCCGAAGAAATCATTAAGTTGATGATTGATAAAAAACTAGATCTAGATACGGTCACATACACAACACTTATTCATGGATATTGTAGGATGGGATGGATGGACAAAGCATGGGAAATGTTTGAAATTATGATTTCAAAGGGATTGGCTGCTAGTACTGTTACGTACAGCATTTTGATCAATGGATATTGTAAGCTTAACAGGATGGATGTTGTCAAGCATTTGCTGAAAGAAATGTCGCAAAAAGGCCCGACTCCTGATAGTACCACTTATAACACAGTAGTTAATATGCTATGTAAAGCAGGGAAGACAAAAGAAGCAGAAACGATCGTCAAGTTAATGCTAGATGATAACCTGGAACTGGATACAGTCACATACACATCACTTATTAATGGATATTGTAAGATTGGTTTGATGAACAGAGCACAGGAGATGTTCCAGACTATGATCGCAAAGGGTCTTTCTGCTAATGCTGCCACGTACAACATTTTGGTTAATGGGTACTGTAAGCTTAGAAGAATGGATGTCGTCTTGGCTTTGCTTAAAGAAATGTGGAGAAAGGGTCTAGCTCCTGATATCGTCACTTATAACACAGTAGTTAATGTGCTATGCAAGGAAGGGAAGATAAAAGAAGCCGAAAACATGATGGAGCTGATGATTAATAAAAACGTAGACCCAAATACGGTCACCTACACGACACTTATGAACGGTTATTGTAGAATTGGACGGATGGACAAAGCACAAGAGACATTTGAAACTATGATCGCAAAGGGGTGTGCGCCTGATGTTGTAACTTTTAACTGTTTGATACGTGGTTACTTCAAGCTGAGAAGGATGAGCGAAGTAATGGCTAATTTGAAAGCAATGTTTCAGAATGACCTGGCTCCGAATGAGGCAACTTTTAGTTTACTTTATAGAATATGTATGCATAGACAGACAGATGGTTTCGTCCTTATCTGA
- the LOC141657718 gene encoding uncharacterized protein LOC141657718: MAMAMLMMNTRLQKGIFISFSSPFFRSSFLSQPIFNYFPLSFYPNTQFFSVNSGDKDDNFDCEIALTQFDTLVHTQPTPHISAFTSILNPLFKMKQYSTFIALCNKLDSLPVRPDFYMFNMIIKCYCQLGHADLGLSLMGKLLKLGFQPNIITFTNLIHGLCVNNGNVGAAVALVRNAVDQGWQLSASTYGILINSLCKLGQVDEALKLLRMMRCTGVKPDVISYTTVIDGLCKQKLMSQAQQIFSEMISKGVIPNVITYSTLIWGYCNLGQLDDVERLLREMVDAGIEPNVLTFSVLLHRLSKEGKVREIERLVDLMTGWGCAPDVVFYNTWIDGYCKEGQMDKAREIFEVMMAKGFTPDVFTYTSLINGYCKLKRTDVVMALLKEMSQKGLSPDTVIYKTVVDMLCKEGKTKEAERIIMLMNDKNQEPDTFIYTKLIHGFCKKGLMDKALEILEVMIAKGFAADNVTYHMLVIGCCNLRKMDAAMTLLESMSQKGLSPNIVPYNAVIGVLCKEGKTKEAEKVIRLMVGENLGPDIFTYTSLIHGYCTIGQMDKAHETFETMIRKGFVADVVIYNILINGYCKRKRMDAVIALLKEMSQKGLSPDTVTYNVLIDTLCKEGKTKVVEKIFKQMINKKQVPNTVTYTSLIHGYCRNGLMDKAQETFETMVSKGCAPDVVTFNCLIHGYVKLKRLNDVVANLETMFQIGLAPDKATYKILADMLYKEGKDEEAKSIIKLKTDKDQDPKGVIYNALIGEGSKTF; the protein is encoded by the coding sequence ATGGCAATGGCTATGCTAATGATGAACACTAGGTTGCAAAAGGGTATCTTCATCTCTTTCTCTTCCCCTTTTTTTCGTTCTTCCTTTCTGTCTCAACCCATTTTCAATTACTTTCCTTTATCATTTTACCCCAATACCCAGTTCTTTTCTGTCAATTCTGGTGATAAAGATGACAACTTTGATTGTGAAATTGCATTAACTCAATTTGATACACTTGTTCATACTCAACCCACTCCTCACATCTCTGCTTTCACATCTATTTTGAATCCCCTTTTTAAAATGAAGCAATATTCTACTTTTATTGCATTGTGTAACAAGCTTGATTCCTTGCCTGTTCGTCCCGATTTCTATATGTTTAACATGATTATTAAATGTTATTGCCAACTGGGTCATGCTGATTTGGGTCTTTCCCTCATGGGTAAGCTCTTGAAGCTCGGTTTTCAGCCGAATATTATAACTTTTACTAACTTGATCCATGGACTGTGTGTAAATAATGGCAATGTTGGTGCTGCCGTTGCGCTTGTCCGCAATGCTGTTGATCAGGGTTGGCAACTAAGTGCGTCCACCTATGGTATTTTGATTAATAGTCTTTGTAAATTAGGTCAAGTTGATGAGGCCCTTAAGTTGCTTAGGATGATGAGATGTACTGGTGTTAAGCCTGATGTGATCTCATATACGACGGTCATTGATGGTCTTTGTAAGCAAAAGCTAATGTCTCAGGCTCAACAAATTTTCTCTGAAATGATTAGTAAAGGGGTCATCCCTAATGTTATCACATATTCTACCCTAATTTGGGGATACTGTAACTTAGGCCAGTTGGATGATGTTGAGAGGTTGTTGCGAGAAATGGTTGATGCGGGAATTGAACCTAATGTTTTAACCTTCAGTGTATTACTTCACCGGCTATCTAAAGAAGGAAAGGTAAGGGAAATAGAGCGTCTAGTAGATTTAATGACTGGTTGGGGTTGTGCTCCAGATGTTGTTTTCTATAATACATGGATTGATGGATACTGTAAGGAAGGGCAGATGGACAAAGCCCGGGAAATTTTCGAAGTTATGATGGCTAAGGGATTCACTCCTGATGTTTTCACGTACACCTCTTTGATTAATGGCTACTGTAAGCTTAAAAGGACGGATGTTGTCATGGCATTGCTTAAGGAAATGTCGCAAAAAGGGTTGTCTCCCGATACTGTTATTTATAAAACAGTGGttgacatgttatgcaaggaagGGAAGACTAAAGAGGCAGAAAGAATCATCATGCTGATGAATGATAAAAATCAGGAACCAGACACGTTCATATACACGAAACTTATTCATGGATTTTGCAAGAAAGGTCTGATGGATAAAGCTCTAGAAATATTAGAAGTTATGATTGCGAAGGGTTTTGCTGCAGATAATGTCACGTACCACATGTTGGTGATTGGTTGTTGTAATCTTAGAAAGATGGATGCTGCCATGACTTTGCTTGAAAGCATGTCACAAAAAGGTTTATCGCCCAACATTGTCCCTTATAACGCAGTCATTGGCGTGCTATGTAAGGAAGGGAAGACAAAAGAAGCAGAGAAAGTCATCAGGTTGATGGTTGGTGAAAACTTGGGCCCGGATATATTCACATACACATCTCTTATTCATGGATATTGTACGATTGGCCAGATGGACAAAGCACATGAGACGTTTGAAACTATGATCAGAAAGGGCTTTGTTGCTGATGTTGTGATATACAACATTTTGATTAATGGTTATTGTAAACGTAAAAGGATGGATGCTGTCATAGCTTTGCTTAAAGAAATGTCGCAAAAAGGCCTATCTCCTGATACTGTCACTTATAATGTATTAATTGACACGCTATGCAAGGAAGGGAAGACGAAAGTAGTAGAAAAAATCTTCAAGCAGATGATTAATAAAAAACAGGTTCCTAATACGGTCACGTACACGTCACTTATTCATGGATATTGTAGAAATGGATTGATGGACAAAGCGCAGGAGACGTTTGAAACTATGGTATCAAAGGGGTGTGCACCGGATGTTGTTACTTTTAATTGCTTGATCCATGGTTACGTCAAGTTGAAAAGGTTGAATGATGTTGTGGCTAATTTGGAAACGATGTTTCAAATTGGATTGGCTCCAGATAAGGCAACTTATAAAATACTAGCTGACATGCTATATAAAGAAGGGAAGGACGAAGAAGCAAAGAGTATTATTAAGTTGAAGACTGATAAAGATCAGGATCCTAAGGGTGTCATTTATAATGCTTTAATCGGCGAAGGCTCCAAGACATTTTGA